The Mycteria americana isolate JAX WOST 10 ecotype Jacksonville Zoo and Gardens chromosome 18, USCA_MyAme_1.0, whole genome shotgun sequence genome window below encodes:
- the UBE2J2 gene encoding ubiquitin-conjugating enzyme E2 J2 — MSNNSNKRAPTTATQRLKQDYLRIKKDPVPYICAEPLPSNILEWHYVVRGPEMTPYEGGYYHGKLIFPREFPFKPPSIYMITPNGRFKCNTRLCLSITDFHPDTWNPAWSVSTILTGLLSFMVEKGPTLGSIETSEFTKRQLAAQSLAFNLKDKVFCELFPEVVEEIKQKQKAQEELNNRPPSLPLPDVVPDGEAHYGQNGIPLLNGHVPLAPANHPGLQQANRNHGLLGGALANLFVIVGFAAFAYTVKYVLRSIAQE, encoded by the exons atgAGCAACAACAGTAATAAGAGAGCACCAACGACAGCAACACAGAGACTTAAACAAGACTACCTTCGAATTAAGAAAGATCCAGTGCCTTATATCTGTGCAGAGCCCCTCCCATCTAATATTCTTGAATG GCACTATGTTGTACGAGGACCTGAAATGACTCCCTATGAAG GTGGCTATTATCATGGGAAACTAATATTCCCCAGGGAATTTCCTTTTAAACCTCCTAGTATTTATATGATTACACCTAATGGAAGGTTTAAGTGTAATACAAG GTTGTGTCTTTCAATCACTGATTTCCACCCGGATACGTGGAATCCAGCTTGGTCAGTCTCGACGATCTTGACGGGCCTTCTTAGTTTTATGGTGGAAAAGGGCCCCACATTGGGCAGCATAGAGACGTCAGAGTTCACA aAAAGACAGCTCGCTGCACAAAGCttagcatttaatttaaaagataaagtcTTCTGTGAGCTCTTCCCTGAAGTAGTGGAG gagattaaacaaaaacagaaagcacaagaaGAGCTCAATAACAGACCTCCATCCCTCCCTTTACCAGATGTTGTCCCTGATGGGGAAGCACACTACGGTCAGAATGGAATACCCCTTCTTAATGGGCATGTACCATTGGCACCTGCCAATCATCCAGGTCTCCAACAGGCCAATCGTAACCATGGACTTTTAGGCGGAGCTTTGGCGAACTTGTTTGTTATAGTTGGTTTTGCAGCCTTTGCCTACACAGTCAAGTATGTACTGAGAAGCATAGCGCAAGAATGA